The genomic segment AGCGAAGGTTTTTATTGAAGTGGACTTAACAAAAACTTTGCCAAAAAACATGTCCTTCCAATCGGCTAAGGGTGGTGACACCATAGTGGAATTTGTGTATCCTCGGCTGCCACCAAGATGCACTATTTGTTCGAAATGGGGTCATCTACACTCGGATTGTCTGCAGAAGATTGTTGTGAGTCCTCCACTAGGGGCTCAGGCTCCTGTGGCGGATCACCATGTTGCTACCACAGTGGTAGCTCCTGTGCAAGATTTGCTGGTAGTTGCAGGTTCTGCAGGGACGGATGTTTCTGTACAGCGGTCGGGCGACTCTCCTGCTCAGCTGGAGGATATTGTCGTTGAACAGAATCAAGGAGTTACATGAGATGAGGCTGCGGGGACTACAGAGTCTGATTTGGGGTGGAGTACTCCGACAAAAGGGATTCGTAGTCCTACAAAATCTACTGATCTCCAGTTGGGTGAGGTCTCTCTTATGTCTAATACGTTCTCCTGTCTTAGTGGTAGAGATGAAACGGGGGAGGATGATGCGGGGGAGGATATATCCCAAACAGTAGTCTAGCAGGACGATGTTCTGGAGGAGGTACGTCTACAGTCGAAGCAGACTGTCTCTGCAGACAATTCCGATGTGGATGTTAACTTGCCAGCGGGTGTAACACTTCGGTCATCATTGCCCCGCGCCTCAAAAGATGCTTACAAGTTTTTGTCTACAAATGGATCCCAGAGTAATAGGAACTTAGTTCCTAGTGTTCTTAAAACACGTCAAAACCAAAAACCTCTCTGATGTCTGGTTTCTTTGGAACATTAGGGGTTTTAATAACAAAGAGAAGCATCGGGTGGTTAGGGAATGGATGTCCCAaagtgtgacaacccgtcctgcggaccccactagcccaccgctagctgccccaacggaccatctgtggaccctgctagcccactgctagccggcccaacagactccaaagctggccctgcacggcatcgatcctaacccatcactgtggatatcccaatccaccagtaggttattggtgcgccaggcgttcctcgaaccctggtcctcaccctttaacaaccttcccacaggacaagttgccaccaattgatctggcCCTGCAGGAAAGAAGGGCTGATCGATTCTTTAGATCAATGTTTCCAGGTTGGTCTTTGTTGTCTAACTATGAGGAGCATCAGTTAGGCCGCATATGGTTGGTTTGGAAGGACAATGTGAGGGTGATACTAATAGATAAATCTTCTCAACTAGTTATGTGTTCGATTTATATAGAAGGCAAACCAGAAATTTTTGCCTCTTTTATCTATGCTTTAAACACTGCAGCTGAAAGGCAGGATTTATGGAATGATCTTCGACACCATTCTGATTCTCCTCTATTTAGAGACAAGGCATGGCTTATCTATGCCACTGCACCCTCGGTTCCATCTGGAATGCGAGACTTCCAAGCTTTGGTTTCCCATTGTGAATTGACTGATATGAGTTATCATGGTCAACGGTTCACATGGTGTAACAAACGACAAGATGGTGTCATTTGTAAGAAGTTGGATAGAGTGTTGGTTAATAAATATTGGCTGCAGAAATATGAACAATCTTATTCTGTGTTTGAGTCAGGAGGTTACTCAATCACCTATGTTGTCAGATTTATATCACTGAGAAGGATCCGCGGGTGAAGCGTCCTTTTAAATTTGTCAACTCTGTcactgtgacaacccgtcccgcagaCTCCACtagcccccgctagctgccccaacggatcGTCCGTGGACtctgctagccccccgctagccgtcccaatggaccccaagctggccctacaTAGCAtagatcctaacccctcaccgtggacaggaactattcatccaaatccacagtgatgggttaagatcgatgccctgcagggccagcttggggtccgttggaaTGGCTAGCGGGGGGTTAGCAGGGTCCatggacggtccgttggggcagctagcggggggtAGTGGgatccgcgggacgggttgtcacagtcACCACTCATCCTAATTATCATGTCACTTTGGAGGAACACTGGCGAACTGCTCCACCACTTTTCCATTCAACTTCAGCTATGCACCGTTTTTCCAAGAGACTAAAAAGTCTCAAACCATATTTACGAACCTTGGGCAAGCAAATGTTCAGTACTATCATTGTACGCACGAAGGAGGCTTACAAGCACCTCTGTGCTATGCAATCGCAAACAATGTCGGCTCCAACGTCTCAGGCTGTCAGTGATGAGGCTGAAGCTTATGCTCGGTGGAAGCAACTTTCTGATAATGAGGAAGTCTTTTTGAAACTGAGAGCAAAACTCCATTGGTTGAAAGTGGGGGATCAAAACAATAAAGTTTTTCACTCTGGAGCTACACTACAGGAAGTCATGAATAGTATGAGGGAGCTACAATGTGATGATGGGAGAATTGTCACTTCCCAAGACCATCTTAAGACAGAAGCAGAGCGCTACTTTAAGGATTTTCTGTCTTCTATTCCAGCCGACTATGCTGAATGGTATAAGGAGGAGCTGCAAACCTTTTTAGATTTCAGATGTACCGATAGTGATAAAAGTCTCCTCATTCATGAGGTTTCAAAGGAGGAGGTCAGGAGAGTACTCTTTGGGATGCCTAGTTTTAAATCATCGGGTCCTGAAGGTTTCAATGTTGAGTTCTTCAAAGAATCTTGGGAAATTGTGGGTGATGATTTTCTGGTTGTTGTACAATCCTTTTTCCAAACCGGGTTTCTACCTAAAGGAGTTAACTCAACAATATTGGCCCTCAtcccaaagaagaagatatcacaGGTTATGAAGGATTATCGGCCGATATCATGCTGTAATGTACTTTATAAGGTCATTTTGAAGATCCTTGCTAACCGGCTCAAGCTCATTCTCCCCAAGTTTATTTCTCCTAGCCAATCAGCATTTGTTAAGGATATATTACTCATGGAAAATGTCCTCCTTGCTACCGAACTCATCAAAGATTATGGAGTTTTGTATTGACTACCCTACGGGCTATGGATTTTCCAGAGCAGTTTGTCCTTTGGATTCAGACCTGTATTACCACTGCTTCTTTTTCAGTTCAGGTCAATTGGGAACTCGCTGGTTATTTTGGGAGTAAGAAGGGACTAAGACAAGGCTGCTCGCTAAGTTCCTATCTGTTTGTCATATGTATGAATGTTCTTTCGCGCCAGCTGGACAAGGCTGCTGCACACAACGCTTTTGGTTATCACCCTAATTGCAAGCATTTGCAACTCACTCACCTGTGTTTTGCATATGACCTGTTAGTTTCTGTAGAAGGTAATAAGCGTTCTTAATGACTTTGCTATTCACTCGGGGTTGAAAGTCAGTCTGGAGTAATCTACTATCTATACGGCTGGGATGTTGCAAGAGCAACGAGAGGAAATACTGCAACAATTTCCATTTGAGTCTGGTTCTCTACCGGTCAGATATCTTGGGTTACCTCTCTCTCCAAAGTGTATGTCCGCTCAGGACTATCGCCCTCTCATCGACACCATACGATCAAAGATAAGCTCATGGACTGCCAGAGCTCTCTCTTTTGCGGGTCGCCTGCAACTTCTAAGCTTGGTCATTTTTCAGTATTACCAACTTTTGGATATCAACGTTTCGTTTACCTAAAGCCTGTATTAAAGAGATTGACCAGTTGTGTGATGCTTTTTTGTGGTCTGGCCCATCCCTGAATACGAAGAAGACTAAGGTTGCCTGGTCTGATGTATGTTGTCCTCGAAATGAAGGTGGTCTGGGCTTACACTCTTTGACTGAAGCAAATAAAGTCAGTGTGCTCAAATTGATTTGGTGCATTGTTTGTGCTAGAGGCTCCCTTTGGGTGGATTGGGTGAAAAGGTATCTCATTCGCAGTGGCTCATTAGAGCAAGTTTATTGGGGGGTTCAtataaggggagttcttaatttttttatgaattaattgtgtactatttggaatataagaacccatgatctcttagataaaattttctcttttattagtAGATTCTTATTTtaggtctcttatttttgaaatattgtttttaaaaattttaaatagaatagaagtggtataaatgtgtaaacatttaagattttataaaattaaaaaaaatattctatttttattaattttcaaacatacaaaacataataaaacattaatacatgtTACAACAAAAGTGCAATTTATAaatggagagaatgattaattttaatactaattagctccaaattttgcccaaatattctcaaccaaatcattttGCAAGCAAACTCAAAGACAAAACTCAAAGATGTGTAAACatttcatatacataattaacATAGACAGAATCAACCTAACTTCACCAAGTGACTTGTTGCTTTCTTCACCAAGATTATAACCCGCTCAGGGATGATGTCTTGGCCAATGAGCAACCTCGAGACTAGGTTTGACCGTTCAGGAGATACAGGAAGCTGTCGGGATACACCCGCCCTCCTCAACCTTGTTGCTTTCTCTTTACTGCTTGCTGTTTTCatcaggaaaataaaataatgagtaTACATACACACATTACACATGTGAAATAATAACTACTTATCCATAGCTCTCGTGCCACAATAAAGAGAAATACATAGTtcatcaaatataataaaaacttaaaGTCTGCTCTTTTGTAACTTAAGCAGATTCAAAAGTCTACTCAACGCCAACTTGCAAATTATATAAGCAACAAGCTAAACTGTGTCTTCTCTACACAGAGAGAGCCAATTGAATGCTAACAATGTAAGTATTGACACATGATTTTGCAGTTAAATGTGGTTCAGTAGTGAGTACCCAATATCAGCTGGATCACCCATGTACTCGGCGACTTGTTCAAGTTTAACATTAAGCATCTCCTGCCTATCAGCATCGCAAACAAGTTTCCTTATCCANCAGTATACGACTCATGAGTTGACATCAGTCGACGAAATAATATGCTAAGATCATGCGACTCGACGGCTATCGGTCATGCGTATATATACCGTATAAGTTTCGTAGATAAAAGTTTGAAACATAATACATGAGAGGTTCAATTACAAGGATACAAAGTTTGGAACATACATCTGATGTTTTATTTATCTGCAGAAGAGTCCGGAGTTTGTGTGACTTTACATGGAACTCCTAATCCCTCCACGACACTCGGAGAGCCACAGGTCAATGTGTTCTATAATACGTTGCCTCACTTTGTTCACTGCATCGGGTGAACTGCAGTTCTTGGAATCACCTGAAAATcgaatcatattttttatctAGTTGTTTCAATACTTGTCTTTGATTTCAGGCATCAGAAACAGAAAAAGGCCGGTAATATGAACCTTCAATGATCATTGGAGATTGAGGGCATCCTCGAAGATCACTTCCATGGCCACAGTTATGACAAGTGATGACGTAAGAAGGCACTGTGTGGTCAAGCATTAACTTATTAGCGTCCCAGAGAAAGTATCTGCCTGAGTACTATGTTATGAAACGAGACTGACTATGTCTGAACTTTTTGTTCTGCCCCGAACAAAAACTGAGTTTATGTCTGAGTTTTTGCATCCAAACTAAAAGGAGACTTACGGTCAGGAGATGAGGCCTGTTTGGTTGCATGACGCCATGGATCCTGTGACCCATTTGTGAAGACGATCTTGGTCCCTGCAAAATGGAGAATAAGATGCGAAGAAACTGTTGGCATGTGTACAAGTGTAAGAGGAGCTCGAAAAGTTTTCAGACATTACATACCATAGTACAGGTTTGTTGCATCTACTTCAGGGTAAACACCTTTCCCAAACAGACTTTTGCACAGATCCAAATGATACCTATGAAATTAGTACAAACATAAGCAGGACGATGATAGATAGAAACGGTAACGAACACATTAAGCATATAAGCTTGGGAATGTGTGTACTCTGTATTGATTTGATGGGACCGGATGCTATCTGCACTCTCTGAGGTGATTGCAGTGTCTAGCAGAGTCACTTAACTAATGCAGtaataaaatctaaacacaTACATCAAGTAAGTCATGAACATCACCAACACAATCACGGAACAAAATtagacaaagaacaagaaaaaatgaaaacctgGTTTGCAGAAAACAGTGAGGACAAGCCTCAACGACCCGCACAATAGTCTTGATAAGCTTAGCAGCTTCTCTCTCACTGTAATGACCTCTCTTGACGATCCTATCAAACAACTCACCACCTTCACAGAAGCATTACAAAAACTTACATAAGCATTACGGTCaggaatcaaatcaaatgatCAATTTCCGATTCAAACAATTCTACTAAGAAACTTACCTTTCTGATTccaattgattcaatctctTTACCGATTTAATCGACTCCAACTTCATACCACATCCATCTCCAACTGTTAGTCGATTCTTTCTTTGGCGATTGGCTTCCAAATCGCCTTTGCTACTTATCTCTTTCCCTCCATTCCCTTCGAATCAATACACTTCCTCTGATTCCAGGTCATTCGATTCAAAACCTTCAAGCTTCTGATTCCAAATTCATCGTTTGTTTCGTCAATTCAATCGCAACCGAGAGAGAGacgaaaaagaaataaattgaggaaatgttttttttctcttttgttttattctttcaaCCAATAGAATGGTGACACGTATCGTCTCTTAAACATATATTCGGTCTCTTATATAAGGGGAGATCTTCCCATTTTTTccatttctgatttattttttttacccaaaacACTAAGAACTCTATCATAAACCTCCCGATAAATAAGGTCTTATGGCCTGAGATGCCAACCTCAACCTCTAGCTCATTGGTTTGGCAAAAAATTGCTTAAATACAGGGAGTTAGCTAAACAATTTCACCGAGTGGAGGCTCACAATGGTAATTCTACATCCTTTTGGTTCGATCATTGGAGTCCTTTAGGATGTTTGTATGATACAGTCGGTGCTCGAGGTTGCCTTGATCTTGGTATCCCGATACATAGTACGTTGGCTGAGGTTATGGATCAACATAGACGGCAAACTCGCAGGTCCACCCTGCTAAACGCGGTTGAAGAGGAGATACAAAAATCCCGCCTTGCAAGGACACATGATGTTGCTTTGTGGAAGGGGAAGAATGATTGTTACAAAAGCAAATTCAACACAAAATCAACATGGCACCACATACGCACTCCAAATCCTCTCATGCACGGCTACTGAGTAATATGGTTCCCAAACTCCACTCCGAAGTTCGCTTTTCTCACGTGGCTGATGGCAAAAAACAGAGTCGCAACGGGCGATAGAATGCTTACATGGAACTATAATGTCAACTCTAGTTGTGTATTATGCAGGGATTCAATGGAAACGAGAGATCATCTTTTTTTCATCTGTCCTTACTCTCGCCGAGTCTGGGAAACACTGGTTAAACGACTTATTCCAGACAAGTTTATCACTGAATGGCATGAAGTTATGACGTTACTCGATGGTCAGGAGCTGGACAAGACGACGCGGTTCATCGTGAAATATGCCTTCAGAACACGATCCACTCCATCTGGCAGGAGTGAAATAACCGGCGACATGGTGAGCAGGCTTCCACATCAGATCACATAGTGAAGATGATTGACAAAAACATTTGCAACCGGCTAAGCACACTCAACAAAGGGGGAGACGCCAGTATTCAACTCTGGTTTGCAGCTCGTTTTTATTAGCTAGGATTTCTCCAAACAAGAATTTTGAATACTCTCTCTAAAATGTCATAGAAAAGCtttgtaaaacgtttatttttcttttgaatataatttaacattagattcaaaaaataaaaacaatcaattaaatatgaaaacgagttaaattcatgattataaaattatttcgtttttctgttggtcaaagaaatggtttaggatatatgaggtcatcagtttgatttacTTCGCCTGGACGttgagttaaattcatgatttttttattagatttgattTCATAACGCAACTGATTAGtctattttaaagaattatgtatctaaaatttaatttttttccttagtactaatttaatttttttataagataatattttattaccatcatcaatcatatataattttcatcaaaatatatcaaataaacccacgcgtagcccAATGTAGGAATtcggctcctacgaatgtaggaatttggctaatgggccggccagttgtggcccaatggttgacaaaaaaaaaagtttaaactattttaactatttaaacactaataaaaatgttacaaatatttaaactacatctaaagttaAAAgttctttaaatatttaatctctattaaaatttttaaagtttaagaattattaaataatatatatatcaaattttataatatcttgaaaatatcttatttatctccgtttgtgctttatatctcctatgagctgtaaaataagttttttttgggtataactttacagatgatttgatattcttgcagtaaaaaatttattttaagtctaagaaagaaggattgacgtcgcaagaccttgatttgatgttatttgtgTTTAATGAAGAAGGATCGA from the Camelina sativa cultivar DH55 chromosome 12, Cs, whole genome shotgun sequence genome contains:
- the LOC104733813 gene encoding probable serine protease EDA2 is translated as MPTVSSHLILHFAGTKIVFTNGSQDPWRHATKQASSPDLPSYVITCHNCGHGSDLRGCPQSPMIIEGDSKNCSSPDAVNKVRQRIIEHIDLWLSECRGGIRSSM